The genomic interval gtgtgatcccagTCTAGCCTGTATGTGTCACTCCTTCCATTACCTGAAGAGACTTCTGGAGACCCTGTTTGTCCATCGCTTCTCCCACGGGACCATGCCGCTACGCAACATCTtcaaggtgacacacacacactgacgcatgcacacacacacactgacgcacacacacgcgcattcataacacacactcactgactctctctgacacacaccacAGCCTTAGTTGCCCTCTTACCTCATCTTGATGGTGTATCACCTTACACTTACCTCATCTGGGGAACCCTAGCCTGTCTCTTCAACCCAGGGTGACCTTTGAACCTGTTGAGAGATTCTGGGGTCCGCATCCTAATTAgctccctatttcctatgtaatgtgctacttttgaccagggcccatatgattctggtcaaaagtagtgcactatatagtggatAGGgtaatgggccctggttaaaaggtagcgcactataaagggaatagggtgcaatttgggatgaaGCTTGTGTGtgatacagtgtgttctgtgttcctGTGTTCCAGAACTGCACCTACTACTGGGGCTTTGCTGCCTGGATGGCCTACTATATTAACCACCCTCTGTATACACCCCCTAGTGAGTACGCTACTATATTAACCACCCTCTGTATACACCACCTAGTGAGTACGCTACTATATTAACCACCCTCTGTATACACCACCTAGTGAGTACGCTACTATATTAACCACCCTCTGTATACACCACCTAGCGAGTACGCTACTATATTAACCACCCTCTGTATACACCACCTAGCGAGTACGCTACTATATTAACCACCCTCTATATACACCACCTAGCGAGTACGCTACTATATTAACCACCCTCTGTATACACCACCTAGCGAGTACGCTACTATATTAACCACCCTCTGTATACACCACCTAGCGAGTACGCTACTATATTAACCACCCTCTGTATACACCACCTAGCGAGTACGCTACTATATTAACCACCCTCTGTATACACCACCTAGCGAGTACGCTACTATATTAACCACCCTCTGTATACACCACCTAGTGAGTACGCTACTATATTAACCACCCTCTATATACACCACCTAGTGAGTACGCTACTATATTAACCACCCTCTATATACACCACCTAGCGAGTACGCTACTATATTAACCACCCTCTATATACACCACCTAGCGAGTACGCTACTATATTAACCACCCTTGTCTTTTCAGCAATCTATGGTGAGCAGCAGGTCAGGATTGCCCTCATCATCTTTCTGGTAAGACTCTACTGTTCTATGCTCTACTATAATCTGCTCTACTTTTAATGTACTCTACTCATCCTATAAACTATAGTAATAGAACAATATCATAGTAAATGGTTATTTAGTAGATGCTATCTTCTCAGTTCTGTCAGGTTGGTAACTTCTCCATCCATATCGCCCTGCGGAACCTCCGCCCACCAGGtacacactcctattgaatatgcaAACATCAGAACACATCAATCAATTCAACAGACACACTGTTTTCTGTATGCTACAAAACAGTAGCCCACAATAaactctccctccgtctgtctccaTCAGGATCTAAGACCAGGAAGATCCCCTACCCCACTAAGAACCCCTTCACCTGGATCTTCCTGCTGGTCTCCTGTCCCAACTACACCTACGAGGTGAGTCTTAGACccctaggcacagatctaggatcagcttctccTCCACTAATcctaaccattagtggggaaaatgcaaAGATCAATGTCACCCTGTATTTAGTCCAGGGTgatgctgccctctgctggttaGGAGGAACAGTGTGTATCATGTCTCTCTCAATGTACTAGTTAGGCTCATGGCCACCTAGTGGCAGAAGTTGGCAGTGAAATTCTAGTGTATAGGAAACTGGGTTGGATACCtggtcagttatacaactgaatgcattcaactgaaatgtcttccacatttaacccaacccctctgaatcagaggtgcgggggggctgccttaatcaacatccacattaTGATGTGTGTGTGACACCATCGTTCTCTTTCTCCCATGTAGTGTCTGCTCATAGCCACCTTTAGTGTGTGTGATATAACAGTATGTGtgtaacagcagctctcctctcctgtagctgGGCTCGTGGTTTGGCTTCACCTTGATGACTCAGTGTCTGCTCATAGCCACCTGTAGTGTGTGTGATATAACAGTATGTGtgtaacagcagctctcctctcctgtagctgGGCTCGTGGTTTGGCTTCACCTTGATGACTCAGTGTCTGCCGGTGGCTTTCTTCACGGCGGTGGGCTTCATCCAGATGACGGTGTGGGCCAAGGGGAAACACCGCAGCTACCTGAAAGAGTTCCGGGACTACCCTCCCCTTCGCTCGCCCATCCTCCCCTTCGTCCTCTAGAGACCCCCATCCTCCAGAGAAGAATGGAGACACACCCAAACCTACTCTACACTGGACTGACCTGGAATGAGAAccctaccccccccccaccctccaatTAATAACACTTAACCCCCCCAAACATTTTGAGGAGACTTGTCTTATACTATGCTTTCCCGCCTAACAACGCTCCTCAACCCACTTTTGATTGGCTATTGTTATTTTTCTTATCTGAGTGTTTTGTCTGTTTAATAACCTGACTGACAGTCTCGCGTGTCTCAAATGGTACACTACTACAGGGccctctggttaaaagtagtgcactacataggggaagaAATGGGGAAATAAACCATGATGTGCTTTTGGTCGCTCTGTTGGAACTTTCATTAGAAGTCATTTAGTTAAAACCATGTCTTGATGATATAGGCTACTGTTGCTAGACTAATACACCACACTGGAGATGGGGGGCTATATGATACAATAGAACACTAAATGTAATGCATAtctaaggctgcgtttacacaggcagaccaattgtgatttcccccccccacacaaattggtcttttgaccaatctcACTTCTTATTGCTCCAATGACAAATGAGTGAgaaatcagaattgggctgcctgtctaaacccAGCCTGTGATGGGGACGGAATGAGACACTAAATTCAGATTCTTTTCAATCAGTTGATGGATCTAGATTGTAGCAGAGCTACTGTCAGCAGAGGGAAAGATGGTGTCATCCTGAATGACCAGACAGAGTGCACATGTCcatatgatctaggatcagctgccCTCTTCTAATCATTATGAAATAAAAGgctaacctgatcctagatcagtagtTCTCAGAGACTCTTTTCACCCCGTTGAATGTAGCACAGGCAGGGCTAGTGATAAACTAACCTTGATTCAATCAGATCCAGCATTAACTGGCGATAGCAGATGTCTGGGCGGTGtcagaggtggaactgcgttaagAGCGGTCAAATCCCCAAGCAGCGCCGTGCGATAAGGCCGGTTAACGCCGTCACGGACAGTCCCATTGGATGCAACAAAATCCCATTCAGCCGTGTTAAAGATCAAACACTTGAATTAGACTGGAAGGCAGAAATCCCCTCATTCAAATGAAAACATGCCTTAGCCTAACAGAGTCATTCTTACCCTGATAGAGCCTACACTGTCTAACACAGCACAGATAAGGGGTTTGTCAATAGCAGCTCCTGCTGTAGTTACACCTCCGGCCAACGCTGGTTGGCACGCGATCTGATTGCATCCGGGCCTAAATGTTTGGCCGGGATTCAGTTAGACCGCGGGGGTTGTCGACAATGCCGCTTTTAAAGGCATTTTTCCGATTgaaccgacatatgcagcgtGAATGAGATCTCTACTACAAACGTGGGAACATCGCCTTTAAAAGCTGCATTGTCCACAACCCACTGTCAAATAGATAGCTGGCTCAGACCCTGCTATGATGCACACCTCTCCCCTCCTACTACCTGGGGTGTATTCAAAAAAAATAagcgtttctattggacaaattggggtaggtccctccccgtgtGGTTCCCAGGCTCGTAACGTAGCAGGAAAcagagagacggatggctcagcgGTAGAGTAGTGGAGCTCAAAAGGTCTTTATTGTGGAGAGCAGCAGGTATGTACACAGAGGGGTCGGGGGTTAGAGGTCATGATGATGAAGCTCAAGCTGCCTGGACTTCCTCCACCCTCTTCTTCCTCATCTGCAGCCGTCGCTCCCGCTCGTACTCCTTCATACGCATCACGTAGCTACACACAGAAGAGAGGGGCGTTCAAGTGGATTTGATGGTAAAGGACCTCAGATGGCAGTACTACTACAACAAGTCTGACAACTCTAGTCACGTGTGACCATCAGACACATGCAACAACTCTTTGATAACAATACATGCCATTTTGCACTTTAATCGAAAGCCACATGACCACTGTCAAGTCAACTTCCTGTTCCCTCTAGGCTGTGTGGCCACTCACCTCCTCCAGAGCAGAAGAAATGCCAGCCAGACTCAAGAGATTGGACTTCACCCCCATTAGTTTGTACTATATAGATTAacgtttctctctctgattcaatCAACTTATCAGCCCCTTTTCAACGCAACCAAACAAATCTTAACTTTGCAAGATTGAGtctgattttgttgtaggcagagccagtctcatggaatgtaggcctgcATTTAACCCCACCTGTAGGCCTGCATTAAACACCACCTATAGGTTACTGTAGGCCTGCATTTAACCCCACCTGTAGGCCTGCATTAAACACCACCTATAGGTTactgtaggcctgcattgaacaccacctataggttactgtaggcctgcattgaacaccacctataggttactgtaggcctgcattgaaccccacctataggttactgtagccctgcATTAAACACCAcctgtaggttactgtagccctgcATTAAACACCACctgtaggcctgcattgaaccccacctataggttactgtagccctgcATTAAACACCacctataggttactgtagccctgcATTAAACCCCacctataggttactgtagacctgCATTGAACCCCacctataggttactgtagccctgcATTAAACACCAcctgtaggttactgtagccctgcATTAAACACCACCTGTAGGCCTGCATTAAACACCACctataggttactgtaggtctGCATTAAACACCACCTATAGTTTACTGTAGGCCTGCATTAAACACCacctataggttactgtagccctgcATTGAACCCCacctataggttactgtagccctgcATTAAACACCACCTATAGGATACTGTAGGCCTGCATTAAACACCACCTGTAGGCCTGCATTAAACACCacctataggttactgtagccctgcATTAAACACCacctataggttactgtagccctgcATTAAACACCACCTGTAGGCCTGCATTAAACACCACCTATAGGTTactgtaggcctgcattgaacaccacCTATAGGTTACTGTAGGCCTGCATTAAACACCACCTATAGGTTACTGTAGGCCTGCATTAAACACCACCTATAGGTTACTGTAGGCCTGCATTAAACACCACCTATAGGTTACTGTAGGCCTGCATTAAACCCCACCTATAGGTTactgtaggcctgcattgaacaccacCTATAGGTTACTGTACACCTGCATTAAACACCACCTATAGGATactgtaggcctgcattgaacaccacCTGTAGGCCTGCATTAAACACCACCTATAGGTTactgtaggcctgcattgaacaccacctataggttactgtaggcctgcattgaacaccacctataggttactgtaggcctgcattaaacaccacctataggttactgtagccctgcATTAAACACCACCTGTAGGCCTGCATTAAACACCACCTGTAGGCCTGCATTAAACACCacctataggttactgtagccctgcATTAAACACCACCTATAGGTTactgtaggcctgcattgaacaccacct from Salvelinus alpinus chromosome 2, SLU_Salpinus.1, whole genome shotgun sequence carries:
- the LOC139568236 gene encoding very-long-chain enoyl-CoA reductase isoform X2, coding for MKHYEVEILDAKTKDKLCFLDKVEPNATIGEIKSMFHKSHPQWYAARQSIRLDPKGKSLKDEDVLQHLPVGTTATFYFRDLGAQISWVTVFLTEYGGPLLLYLMFYFRVPFIYAPKYDFTTSKHWVVHLACMCHSFHYLKRLLETLFVHRFSHGTMPLRNIFKNCTYYWGFAAWMAYYINHPLYTPPTIYGEQQVRIALIIFLFCQVGNFSIHIALRNLRPPGSKTRKIPYPTKNPFTWIFLLVSCPNYTYELGSWFGFTLMTQCLPVAFFTAVGFIQMTVWAKGKHRSYLKEFRDYPPLRSPILPFVL
- the LOC139568236 gene encoding very-long-chain enoyl-CoA reductase isoform X3 encodes the protein MKHYEVEILDAKTKDKLCFLDKVEPNATIGEIKSMFHKSHPQWYAARQSIRLDPKGKSLKDEDVLQHLPVGTTATFYFRDLGAQISWVTVFLTEYGGPLLLYLMFYFRVPFIYAPKYDFTTSKHWVVHLACMCHSFHYLKRLLETLFVHRFSHGTMPLRNIFKNCTYYWGFAAWMAYYINHPLYTPPTIYGEQQVRIALIIFLFCQVGNFSIHIALRNLRPPGSKTRKIPYPTKNPFTWIFLLVSCPNYTYELGSWFGFTLMTQCLLIATCSVCDITVCV
- the LOC139568236 gene encoding very-long-chain enoyl-CoA reductase isoform X1; the protein is MDTVVLEGATHKKAGPGSAPGVPAPPVKRPKAKKAKKAVVFFEVEILDAKTKDKLCFLDKVEPNATIGEIKSMFHKSHPQWYAARQSIRLDPKGKSLKDEDVLQHLPVGTTATFYFRDLGAQISWVTVFLTEYGGPLLLYLMFYFRVPFIYAPKYDFTTSKHWVVHLACMCHSFHYLKRLLETLFVHRFSHGTMPLRNIFKNCTYYWGFAAWMAYYINHPLYTPPTIYGEQQVRIALIIFLFCQVGNFSIHIALRNLRPPGSKTRKIPYPTKNPFTWIFLLVSCPNYTYELGSWFGFTLMTQCLPVAFFTAVGFIQMTVWAKGKHRSYLKEFRDYPPLRSPILPFVL